Proteins from a genomic interval of Dehalococcoidia bacterium:
- a CDS encoding ABC transporter ATP-binding protein: MGDIAIRAEALSKQYRIGTVRHRHDMLREVLADGIARLFSRDGQQRNRGDLIWAIRNVSFEVRHGEVKGIIGRNGAGKSTLLKILSRITEPTSGRAEIYGRVGSLLEVGTGFHPELTGRENIYLSGAILGMKKAEIARKFDAIVAFAEVEKFLDTPVKRYSSGMYVRLAFAVAAHLDPEILIVDEVLAVGDAVFQKRCLDHMAAMARSGRTVLFVSHNMDLIPRLCRTALLLRDGAVALEGPAPTVVAAYLAEQGTNGAGDLRRRRRSGDSRARFVRAQLVDQFGQPRRAHPSGEDLVLRMEVESTESIPDADLAVLIKTPSGARLVTGWTREAGFRASLRPGTQTFQCRFHGLRLRPGRSICIGLWMGSNGPLDSVEEALVIDVVDGPDSARFSTDRQQGAVLCDYTWAQL, translated from the coding sequence ATGGGTGACATCGCGATCCGAGCCGAGGCGCTCTCCAAGCAGTACCGGATCGGCACTGTCCGCCACCGGCACGACATGCTCCGGGAAGTCCTGGCCGACGGCATCGCCAGGCTCTTCTCGCGTGATGGTCAGCAACGCAACCGGGGTGATCTCATCTGGGCCATCCGGAACGTCAGCTTCGAGGTCCGGCACGGCGAGGTCAAGGGGATCATCGGCCGCAACGGCGCCGGGAAGAGCACCCTCCTCAAGATCCTCTCCCGCATCACCGAACCGACCTCCGGCCGCGCGGAAATCTACGGCCGCGTGGGCTCCTTGCTCGAGGTCGGTACCGGCTTTCACCCCGAGCTGACCGGCCGCGAGAACATCTACCTGAGCGGCGCCATCCTCGGCATGAAGAAAGCCGAGATCGCCCGGAAGTTCGACGCCATCGTCGCCTTCGCCGAGGTGGAGAAGTTTCTCGACACTCCGGTCAAGCGTTACTCGAGCGGGATGTATGTCCGGCTCGCGTTCGCAGTCGCCGCGCACCTCGACCCCGAAATCCTGATCGTGGACGAGGTCCTGGCGGTCGGTGACGCGGTATTTCAGAAGCGCTGCCTCGATCACATGGCCGCCATGGCCAGGTCGGGTCGCACCGTGCTCTTCGTGAGCCACAACATGGACCTCATCCCCCGGCTCTGCCGGACCGCCCTGCTCTTGCGGGACGGCGCGGTTGCCCTCGAAGGCCCGGCCCCGACGGTGGTCGCGGCCTACCTCGCCGAACAGGGCACCAACGGCGCGGGCGACCTGCGCCGGCGCCGGCGCTCTGGCGACAGCCGAGCCAGGTTCGTCCGGGCGCAGCTCGTCGACCAGTTCGGCCAGCCACGACGCGCCCACCCGTCCGGCGAGGATCTCGTCCTGCGCATGGAGGTCGAGTCGACCGAGTCGATCCCCGACGCAGACCTGGCCGTCCTCATCAAGACGCCGTCGGGGGCCCGGCTCGTCACCGGGTGGACGCGCGAGGCCGGGTTTCGAGCTTCACTTCGCCCCGGCACGCAGACCTTTCAGTGCCGGTTTCACGGCCTGCGGCTCCGACCCGGGCGGTCGATCTGCATCGGGTTGTGGATGGGCTCGAACGGTCCCCTCGACTCCGTCGAGGAAGCCCTCGTGATCGACGTGGTCGACGGGCCCGACAGTGCCCGCTTTTCGACCGACCGCCAGCAGGGGGCGGTGCTGTGCGACTACACCTGGGCTCAACTATGA
- a CDS encoding ABC transporter permease has translation MSPPGPSETVMGRPTVVIEPRNGLLRLDLGQLYHYRELLYFLIWRDVKIRYKQTAIGVAWAVIQPLATMALFTLVFGRFAGVPSDGLPYPVFAYAALLPWHYFSQAVTESGRSLVGDANLIRKVYFPRLVIPLAAVIRPLVDFSCSFLVLLVLMAWFGLRPSWPVLMLPALVALAVLAALAVGVWLSALNVRYRDVGHTIPFLTQLWLFASPVAYPVSVVPDSWRLIYSLNPMVGVIEGFRWALLGKASADPAVLLASLPLLAALLITGLIYFRRTEHTFADIV, from the coding sequence ATGAGCCCACCCGGCCCGAGCGAGACGGTCATGGGTCGCCCGACCGTGGTGATCGAGCCTCGCAACGGCTTGCTCCGCCTGGATCTCGGTCAGCTCTATCACTACCGCGAGTTGCTCTATTTCCTGATCTGGCGCGACGTCAAGATCCGGTACAAACAGACCGCAATCGGCGTGGCCTGGGCGGTCATCCAGCCACTGGCGACGATGGCCCTGTTCACACTCGTCTTCGGCCGGTTTGCTGGCGTTCCGTCGGACGGGCTCCCGTACCCGGTCTTCGCCTACGCGGCGCTTCTGCCGTGGCACTACTTCTCCCAGGCCGTCACCGAGAGTGGCCGCAGCCTGGTCGGCGACGCCAACCTGATCCGCAAGGTGTACTTCCCCCGGCTCGTGATCCCGCTGGCGGCGGTCATCCGACCGCTCGTCGACTTCTCCTGCTCGTTCCTGGTGCTCCTCGTCCTGATGGCCTGGTTCGGTCTGAGGCCGAGTTGGCCGGTGCTGATGCTCCCGGCGCTCGTCGCCCTCGCCGTCCTCGCTGCGCTTGCCGTCGGGGTCTGGCTCTCCGCGCTCAACGTTCGCTATCGCGACGTCGGCCACACCATTCCGTTTCTCACCCAGCTCTGGCTGTTCGCGTCGCCGGTGGCCTACCCCGTCAGCGTCGTTCCCGACTCCTGGCGGCTCATCTACAGCCTCAACCCCATGGTCGGTGTCATCGAGGGGTTCCGCTGGGCCCTGCTGGGCAAGGCGAGTGCGGACCCCGCAGTTCTCCTCGCCAGTCTGCCGCTCCTAGCGGCCCTGCTCATCACAGGCCTGATTTACTTCCGCCGCACCGAACATACGTTTGCGGATATCGTCTGA
- a CDS encoding glycosyltransferase family 2 protein, with product MTAAPADLVSIVIPAYNVGPYIGATIDSALAQTYRPVEVIVVDDGSTDETASVCASFGDRIFYLRQRNRGAAAARNTGLRHAHGEFVAFLDGDDLWDPRTVATQVDAVQRFPDSGLVAVDGVEFDDSGTVLSSTLMPPAGRALLARAGVSVWHGYCYADLLDGTPVSTSSQIMVPARVFQTVGDWNSRFPVSHDYDLYLRIAAHFPITLVAATLVRWRRRPTSLSGPPDLRFFNWRKDTAAILREQLRSGPRAFRGAVKRSLHRAALEIAKEAYYRGHRGHRLWAARYLLRLARTSRQFHLVTPFLAGLFAPAAIRRLAGRRVRALTGDLFPRTSQ from the coding sequence CGCTGCGCCGGCGGATCTCGTCAGCATCGTCATACCGGCGTACAACGTCGGACCGTATATAGGGGCGACCATCGACAGCGCGCTCGCTCAGACGTATCGCCCGGTCGAAGTCATCGTCGTTGACGATGGCTCGACCGACGAGACCGCGTCCGTCTGTGCGTCGTTCGGCGATCGCATCTTCTACCTCCGACAGAGGAACCGAGGCGCGGCGGCGGCCCGCAACACCGGCCTACGACACGCCCACGGTGAATTCGTGGCATTTCTCGACGGTGACGACCTCTGGGACCCCCGGACGGTCGCCACGCAGGTGGACGCCGTCCAACGCTTCCCCGACTCCGGACTTGTCGCTGTGGATGGTGTCGAGTTCGACGACTCCGGCACCGTCCTTTCGAGCACTCTCATGCCGCCCGCTGGGAGGGCACTGCTCGCCCGTGCCGGAGTCTCCGTGTGGCATGGATATTGTTACGCCGACCTCCTTGACGGCACCCCCGTCAGCACGTCGAGTCAGATCATGGTCCCTGCTCGGGTGTTTCAGACCGTTGGCGACTGGAACTCCCGCTTTCCCGTAAGCCACGACTACGACCTCTACTTACGGATAGCGGCGCACTTCCCGATCACCCTCGTAGCCGCAACGCTCGTGCGCTGGCGCCGCCGCCCGACCTCGCTTTCCGGCCCGCCGGATCTTCGCTTCTTCAACTGGCGCAAGGACACGGCGGCGATCCTGCGCGAACAACTGCGATCCGGCCCCCGCGCATTTCGGGGCGCCGTCAAGAGAAGCTTGCATCGCGCCGCGCTGGAAATCGCCAAAGAGGCGTACTATCGGGGACACCGAGGCCATCGGCTCTGGGCGGCCCGTTATCTCCTTCGCCTCGCCCGGACGAGCAGGCAATTCCATCTGGTGACGCCGTTCCTCGCGGGCCTGTTTGCGCCGGCTGCCATCCGGCGGCTCGCCGGGCGTCGAGTGCGTGCGCTCACCGGTGACCTGTTCCCGAGGACCTCGCAATGA